In Verrucomicrobiia bacterium, a single genomic region encodes these proteins:
- a CDS encoding family 10 glycosylhydrolase: protein MRAVNVRKTTRMFLKAAISFAILLGFIPRALTASYVPSTESPPTLQREFRGVWVATVGNIDWPSKRGMHSTAQKAELISILDRAESLNLNAIILQVRPACDAFYKSDLEPWSEYLTGAMGKPPQPAYDPLQFAINEAHKRGLELHAWFNPYRALHKSHEGRVSPSHISQSKPHLVKRFGQYLWLDPGEREVQEHSLRVVMDVVQRYDIDAVHFDDYFYPDPIEANVPFPDDPSWRKFGAGGKLSREDWRRANVDAFISRVHNSIKERKPWIKFGVSPHGIWRPGHPPQIRGSDNYVKLFADSRKWLMNGWVDYFSPQLYWTIDSREQSFPLLLDWWRQQNVKGRHLWPGMSAAYALSNRWKPEEIPNQIKLTRERRDVGGYILYSASKLFLNPPLLPRLEGEVQRDKSLVPPSTWLSSSLPAKPTVTVNRLNQLTWNPGSTNHVIRWWVVQRKVKNDWKTDILAGQQRKVALGGTPDVVAITAVDRFGQASDATILARAPRGR from the coding sequence GTGCGTGCTGTCAACGTCCGCAAGACAACACGCATGTTTCTCAAGGCCGCCATTTCATTTGCCATTCTTTTGGGGTTCATCCCACGCGCGCTGACGGCAAGCTACGTGCCTTCGACAGAATCACCCCCCACCCTGCAACGCGAATTCCGCGGAGTTTGGGTCGCGACGGTCGGCAACATTGACTGGCCCTCGAAACGCGGCATGCATTCGACGGCGCAAAAGGCAGAACTCATTTCCATCCTCGACCGTGCGGAGTCCCTCAACCTGAACGCGATCATCCTGCAGGTTCGCCCGGCATGCGACGCCTTCTACAAGTCGGATCTTGAGCCATGGTCCGAATACCTGACGGGCGCGATGGGCAAGCCGCCGCAACCCGCGTACGATCCCCTTCAGTTTGCGATCAACGAAGCGCACAAACGCGGACTTGAACTGCACGCGTGGTTCAATCCCTATCGCGCCCTGCACAAGAGCCACGAAGGCCGGGTCAGTCCCAGCCACATCAGCCAATCGAAACCCCACCTCGTCAAGCGCTTCGGCCAGTATCTCTGGCTCGATCCGGGTGAACGCGAGGTGCAGGAACATTCGTTGCGCGTTGTCATGGATGTCGTGCAGCGCTACGACATCGATGCCGTGCATTTTGATGATTATTTCTATCCCGATCCGATCGAGGCGAACGTTCCCTTTCCTGATGATCCAAGCTGGCGAAAGTTTGGGGCGGGCGGGAAGTTGAGCCGCGAAGACTGGCGTCGCGCCAACGTGGATGCATTCATTTCACGAGTGCATAATTCCATCAAGGAAAGAAAACCATGGATCAAGTTTGGCGTGAGCCCCCACGGCATCTGGCGTCCGGGCCATCCGCCGCAAATTCGGGGATCGGACAACTACGTGAAGCTCTTTGCGGATTCGCGCAAGTGGCTGATGAACGGCTGGGTCGATTATTTCTCGCCGCAACTCTATTGGACCATTGATTCGCGAGAACAAAGTTTCCCGCTGCTGCTGGATTGGTGGCGTCAGCAAAATGTCAAAGGCCGCCATCTCTGGCCTGGAATGTCAGCGGCGTACGCCCTGAGCAACAGATGGAAACCCGAAGAAATCCCGAATCAGATCAAACTTACTCGCGAGCGGCGTGATGTCGGCGGCTACATTCTATACAGCGCGAGCAAACTTTTCCTCAACCCGCCACTATTGCCCCGGCTTGAGGGCGAAGTGCAGCGTGACAAATCCCTGGTTCCCCCTTCGACATGGCTCAGTTCGTCACTCCCCGCCAAACCGACTGTAACAGTGAATCGCCTGAACCAACTCACCTGGAATCCCGGCAGCACCAACCACGTCATTCGATGGTGGGTGGTGCAGCGAAAGGTGAAGAACGATTGGAAAACGGACATTCTCGCAGGCCAGCAGCGCAAAGTTGCGCTGGGCGGAACACCCGATGTGGTGGCGATCACAGCAGTCGATCGATTCGGGCAGGCAAGTGATGCGACGATACTCGCGCGCGCGCCGCGCGGAAGGTAG
- a CDS encoding autotransporter-associated beta strand repeat-containing protein, producing the protein MKEMRPAILCPCALWLPRWSVVLALLLLAACFNLSAAVVTWTGGAVSGNWSVGANWDSGSAPQNNDSLVFNAAVGAGQITNNLSGRTFAQISFIGVGSSFFVYGNAITLTGGITQSSTGGANTFHPDITLATNNQTFAVTGSGVGSGLQISGDINLNGRNMTVNVTDAGTELNLSGSISGSGNITRGTGAGGLRFSGSAANTFTGTVAINSGYIAAAKANGVTSLSGDVVIGNSSGVDTLLMLTDNQFGAGADVTLRDGGILDNNNETNVIGSLTFNDGGTVETTTGRLEIGGTVSVIGSGVSNSVINGNLHLGSATRLFNIADTPRSADLEVNGTISGGNSGGLPFFSAGLTKAGAGLLSLNAANTYGGPTTVNDGQLRILNNQGLGSTFALFGSAGTVVNSNAVLMLADAHITNEVLTLNSTNPSGALQNTATATWDGQIALGADVTIEASSAFGIAGPITGPGGFTKIGASTLTLFGTNVNTYAGTTFVNAGTLVLNVNGVNDAIPGPLVIGDGIGAANSDVVRLARLNQIANTSRITINSSGLWDLEGFGDAIGSLAGTGNVELGAATLNIGFDNTTATFDGVISGTGGVNKFLNTTGTQRFTGNNLYTGVTTINGGTLIVNGTQPDSTAIIGEFGTLAGHGRVGRIQNSAGGIVSPGDLAPGTLIGEDLLLGAGSELVIEITGTDFDHDALSAIGTNQVGGALTLSVPGPFVPVEGDQFTIVVNDGVEPIIGTFAGLPNHSLVSAGLHKFRINYDNDIVLTYTNSPIGVLNPQITSGNGNGTLDPNECNTLSLVVTNQSGVPLANVSAILSATGHGVVVTQPESAYPNLAVNGHATNITPFQVSTLPSFECSEEVQLKLTITSDNGSFARVITVPSGFTGTPLRFNNNVNAAIPDSASITSSVAVAGITTPIRRVRVSLYVTHTANEDLEIALMSPDGTIVNLSSDNGGTGDDYGSDCIDDSRTLFDDAAATAITAGAPPYVGTFRPEQQLSAFIGKEAVDANGTWRLILRDDSGGAVGTLRCWSLFISPTECSSGGGACETCPGVFTGSITNTDAVQMGRLTRSGTGSTCAESKVCPGLEHDLPRNYDVYNFTNSSSSEQCVYTSLTVHGAQQTMAAAYLGSYDPANLCNNYLADLGFSTSQGNSLPFSMVVPANSAFAVVVNQVDAGVGSDYTLVVSGLQCQPLLEIDPAPADRVRLHWSTSAAGFQLEGNDLLQTANWSSITNEPIVVDGRFSVTNSSVSPTNRFYRLNRP; encoded by the coding sequence ATGAAAGAGATGCGTCCTGCAATTTTGTGCCCGTGCGCCCTTTGGCTTCCACGGTGGAGCGTCGTCCTGGCCCTGTTGTTGTTGGCGGCGTGCTTCAATCTTTCCGCTGCGGTCGTCACGTGGACTGGCGGCGCTGTGAGCGGCAACTGGAGCGTCGGCGCCAATTGGGACAGTGGAAGCGCGCCGCAAAATAATGATTCACTCGTTTTCAACGCCGCAGTCGGGGCAGGCCAGATCACAAACAACCTGAGCGGCCGCACGTTTGCACAGATCAGCTTCATCGGAGTGGGCAGCAGCTTCTTTGTTTACGGAAACGCCATCACTCTGACAGGCGGCATTACCCAGAGCAGCACCGGCGGCGCGAATACGTTTCACCCCGACATCACCCTTGCAACAAATAATCAAACGTTCGCCGTCACGGGCTCGGGAGTCGGCAGTGGGTTGCAGATTTCGGGCGATATCAACCTGAACGGCAGGAACATGACGGTGAATGTGACCGATGCGGGAACTGAGTTGAACCTTTCGGGCTCAATCTCCGGTTCCGGCAATATCACACGCGGCACGGGCGCGGGCGGCTTGCGCTTTTCCGGGAGCGCGGCAAACACCTTCACGGGCACGGTCGCAATCAACAGCGGGTACATCGCAGCAGCCAAAGCCAACGGCGTGACTTCGCTGTCCGGCGACGTCGTGATCGGCAACAGCTCCGGAGTCGACACACTGCTGATGCTTACGGACAACCAGTTCGGAGCGGGCGCTGACGTCACGCTGCGGGACGGTGGCATATTGGACAACAACAACGAAACGAACGTCATCGGATCGTTGACCTTCAACGACGGCGGAACAGTCGAGACCACAACCGGCCGTCTCGAAATCGGAGGAACGGTTTCCGTCATCGGTTCAGGAGTTTCCAATTCGGTCATCAACGGCAACCTGCACCTCGGTTCAGCGACCCGCCTTTTCAACATCGCGGACACGCCACGGTCGGCAGACCTGGAGGTGAACGGCACGATATCTGGCGGCAACAGCGGCGGTTTACCGTTCTTTTCTGCGGGTTTGACCAAGGCGGGCGCGGGCCTTCTTTCCCTGAACGCGGCGAACACCTATGGCGGCCCAACCACGGTGAACGATGGGCAACTGCGGATTCTCAACAACCAGGGGCTTGGTTCGACGTTCGCACTTTTTGGTTCGGCGGGAACCGTGGTTAACAGCAACGCAGTCTTGATGCTCGCGGATGCCCATATCACGAACGAGGTCCTTACATTGAATTCAACCAATCCGTCAGGCGCCCTGCAGAACACTGCAACCGCCACCTGGGACGGTCAGATCGCCCTGGGCGCCGATGTGACAATCGAAGCCAGCTCAGCTTTCGGAATCGCCGGGCCAATAACGGGTCCGGGCGGTTTCACAAAGATCGGCGCGAGCACCCTCACACTCTTCGGCACCAACGTGAACACCTATGCGGGAACAACCTTTGTCAATGCAGGAACACTTGTTCTGAACGTCAACGGCGTGAATGACGCGATCCCAGGCCCGCTCGTCATCGGTGATGGAATCGGGGCGGCAAACTCAGATGTCGTCCGCCTTGCCCGCTTGAACCAGATTGCCAACACGTCCCGCATCACGATCAACAGCTCGGGCTTGTGGGATCTCGAAGGATTCGGCGACGCGATTGGCTCACTGGCTGGAACCGGCAACGTTGAATTGGGAGCAGCCACGCTGAACATTGGGTTCGACAATACAACGGCAACTTTCGACGGCGTGATCAGCGGCACGGGCGGTGTTAACAAATTCCTTAACACCACGGGCACGCAGCGGTTTACCGGCAACAACCTTTACACGGGTGTAACCACCATCAACGGTGGAACCTTGATTGTGAACGGGACCCAGCCTGACAGCACGGCAATCATTGGAGAGTTCGGAACGCTGGCTGGACACGGCCGGGTGGGACGAATTCAGAATTCCGCAGGCGGCATTGTATCCCCGGGAGACTTGGCGCCGGGAACCCTGATCGGCGAGGATCTCCTGCTGGGTGCTGGATCCGAGCTGGTGATTGAAATCACGGGCACTGACTTCGACCATGACGCATTATCGGCGATCGGAACAAACCAGGTGGGCGGTGCGTTGACGTTGTCAGTTCCCGGGCCGTTTGTGCCTGTTGAAGGAGATCAGTTCACGATCGTGGTGAACGACGGCGTCGAGCCGATTATCGGAACGTTCGCGGGGCTTCCCAACCACAGCCTTGTTTCCGCGGGACTTCACAAGTTCCGCATCAACTACGACAACGACATTGTACTCACCTACACGAACAGTCCAATCGGCGTGCTCAATCCGCAAATCACATCCGGCAACGGCAACGGCACGCTGGATCCAAACGAGTGCAACACGCTGAGCCTCGTCGTGACGAATCAATCAGGGGTTCCGCTCGCGAACGTGTCCGCGATCCTGTCTGCGACAGGACACGGCGTTGTCGTGACACAACCCGAATCGGCGTACCCGAACCTCGCTGTCAATGGCCACGCAACGAACATCACGCCTTTCCAGGTCAGCACATTGCCGTCATTTGAATGCTCTGAAGAGGTCCAATTGAAACTGACGATCACGTCGGATAACGGCTCCTTTGCCCGCGTCATTACAGTTCCAAGCGGCTTTACGGGCACTCCGCTGCGTTTCAACAACAACGTGAACGCAGCCATTCCCGACTCCGCCTCCATCACTTCATCCGTGGCCGTTGCTGGAATTACCACTCCAATCAGGAGAGTCAGGGTCTCTCTTTACGTCACCCACACGGCAAACGAGGATCTCGAGATTGCCCTGATGTCGCCCGACGGAACGATTGTGAACCTGTCGAGCGACAACGGCGGGACGGGAGATGATTACGGCTCTGATTGCATCGATGACAGCAGGACACTATTCGATGACGCGGCAGCCACGGCGATCACCGCGGGTGCGCCTCCTTACGTCGGCACCTTCCGCCCGGAGCAGCAACTTTCGGCTTTCATTGGCAAGGAGGCTGTGGATGCAAACGGAACGTGGCGATTGATTCTGAGAGACGATTCCGGCGGCGCGGTGGGCACGTTGCGTTGCTGGTCGCTCTTTATTTCGCCCACGGAGTGTTCCAGTGGCGGCGGCGCTTGCGAGACGTGCCCAGGCGTGTTTACGGGCTCCATCACGAACACGGACGCGGTTCAAATGGGACGGCTGACTCGAAGCGGAACTGGAAGTACTTGCGCAGAATCCAAAGTGTGTCCCGGGCTTGAACACGACCTTCCCCGCAATTACGACGTCTACAACTTCACAAATTCCAGCTCCAGCGAACAATGTGTCTACACTTCGTTGACGGTTCATGGCGCGCAGCAAACAATGGCCGCCGCTTATCTCGGCTCCTACGATCCGGCAAACCTTTGCAACAATTATCTGGCCGACCTCGGATTCAGCACGTCGCAGGGCAATTCGCTCCCATTCTCGATGGTTGTGCCCGCGAACAGCGCCTTTGCAGTCGTGGTCAACCAGGTGGACGCAGGTGTGGGCAGCGACTACACGCTCGTGGTGAGCGGTCTGCAGTGCCAGCCCTTACTGGAGATCGATCCAGCCCCCGCCGACCGGGTCCGGCTCCATTGGTCAACCTCTGCCGCAGGCTTCCAACTGGAAGGCAACGACCTGCTGCAAACGGCGAACTGGTCATCGATCACGAATGAACCGATCGTCGTGGACGGAAGGTTCAGCGTGACCAATTCAAGCGTGAGCCCGACGAACCGGTTCTATCGATTGAATCGCCCGTAG
- a CDS encoding heme-binding domain-containing protein, whose protein sequence is MKLWKKMAVGTGAAVVSAMLLINPKLTNPPVTPGRDFLASNTPPARITAILRNACYDCHSHETKWPWYSHVAPVSWWLVDHVNHGREELNLSEWPHDDPRRAARRLSRMAEMVLDGEMPLNDYVRGHPEAKLSDAQREGFSDWAEQEAERLRASAPAAERE, encoded by the coding sequence ATGAAGCTCTGGAAAAAAATGGCAGTGGGAACGGGAGCGGCCGTGGTTTCAGCAATGTTGCTCATCAACCCAAAATTGACCAACCCCCCGGTAACTCCCGGCCGCGATTTTCTCGCGAGCAATACGCCGCCTGCCAGGATCACCGCCATCCTTCGCAATGCCTGCTATGACTGTCATTCGCATGAAACGAAATGGCCGTGGTACAGTCATGTGGCGCCGGTTTCGTGGTGGCTCGTTGATCACGTGAACCATGGCCGCGAGGAGTTGAACCTCTCGGAATGGCCGCACGACGACCCCAGGCGCGCCGCGCGACGCCTGAGCCGCATGGCAGAAATGGTTTTGGACGGCGAGATGCCGCTGAACGATTATGTCCGAGGCCATCCCGAGGCGAAGCTCAGCGATGCACAACGGGAGGGTTTTTCCGATTGGGCAGAGCAGGAGGCCGAACGCCTTCGGGCCAGCGCCCCTGCTGCGGAGAGAGAATGA
- a CDS encoding serine esterase: protein MLRYEFIPANERSQRLWVMLHGLGDSIEGYRWLPEAMDLPWMNYVLVNAPDAYYGGFSWFDFVGDMVPGVGRSRGLLFQLLDELRAKEFPSEQTILGGFSQGCLMSIETGLRYPHLLAGIVGVSGYVCEPEKLVLDLSPVAKQQRILLTHGTQDPLLPFEQSRAQIATLEAAGLNIQFQAFPKAHTIAGQQEIDIIRRFVISCYS from the coding sequence ATGTTGCGCTACGAATTCATCCCGGCAAACGAGCGATCTCAACGCCTTTGGGTCATGCTCCACGGACTCGGCGATAGCATCGAAGGTTATCGCTGGCTGCCCGAGGCGATGGATCTTCCCTGGATGAACTACGTGCTCGTCAATGCGCCCGATGCGTATTACGGGGGATTTTCCTGGTTCGATTTCGTCGGTGACATGGTGCCAGGCGTCGGCCGCAGCCGCGGCTTGTTGTTTCAATTGCTGGATGAACTTCGCGCCAAGGAATTTCCGTCCGAGCAAACCATCCTCGGGGGCTTCTCGCAGGGTTGCCTCATGTCGATCGAAACCGGCCTTCGCTATCCGCATCTGCTGGCCGGAATCGTCGGTGTCAGCGGTTACGTTTGTGAACCCGAAAAGCTCGTGCTGGATCTTTCGCCCGTTGCAAAACAGCAACGAATACTCCTGACGCATGGGACGCAGGATCCTCTGTTGCCGTTCGAACAATCACGCGCGCAGATTGCCACGCTCGAGGCAGCTGGGCTCAACATTCAGTTTCAGGCCTTCCCCAAGGCACATACGATTGCCGGCCAGCAGGAGATCGACATCATCCGCCGCTTTGTGATCTCCTGCTATTCCTGA
- the gltA gene encoding NADPH-dependent glutamate synthase: protein MPERLTTRQRLQIDRQKMREQAASGRAANFTEVNLGFTEQMALLEADRCLQCKDPRCMKGCPVGVNIRTFIDLLSQGNIAEAARSLLNDNALPAVTGRVCPQETQCECECVRSGKGLPVGIGYLERYVADWARNHRDQLPQVKPAPSMRRVAIVGSGPAGLTAAGELARAGHDVTIYEALHKPGGVLVYGIPEFRLPKAIVAQEVERLQDLGVKIECNVIIGRTYTLPELRERFDAVFIANGAGLPVFMNVPGENFKGVYSANEYLTRINLMAAYQFPESDTPVLRGQRVAVVGGGNVAMDAVRTAKRLGAQEAMIVYRRTLDELPARTEEVHHAKDEGVQFHLVTAPIEVIGNNGRWVSGLKCVQMKLGAPDASGRARPEAVPGSEFVVECDVVVVAIGTRANPLLTATCPDLKLNRHGNIVVDDNGMTNVPGVFAGGDIVRGAATVILAMGDGKNAAKAIHSYLCSAAAPAA from the coding sequence ATGCCCGAACGCCTCACCACACGTCAACGGCTGCAGATCGACCGGCAGAAAATGCGGGAACAGGCAGCGTCTGGGCGGGCCGCGAATTTCACGGAGGTGAACCTCGGATTCACGGAACAGATGGCGCTGCTGGAAGCGGATCGCTGCCTGCAATGCAAGGATCCGCGTTGCATGAAGGGCTGCCCCGTCGGCGTGAACATACGCACCTTCATTGACCTGTTGTCGCAGGGAAATATCGCCGAAGCCGCGCGAAGCCTCCTGAACGACAATGCGCTGCCAGCCGTCACGGGGCGTGTGTGCCCGCAGGAAACCCAATGCGAATGCGAATGCGTGCGTTCCGGAAAAGGATTGCCGGTAGGAATCGGATATCTGGAACGATACGTCGCGGACTGGGCGCGCAATCACCGTGATCAATTGCCGCAAGTGAAACCGGCACCGAGCATGCGGCGCGTTGCCATTGTCGGATCGGGGCCCGCGGGTCTGACAGCCGCGGGCGAACTGGCGCGCGCCGGGCACGATGTCACCATCTACGAGGCGCTGCACAAACCCGGCGGCGTGCTCGTTTACGGCATTCCGGAATTTCGACTGCCCAAGGCGATCGTCGCCCAGGAAGTCGAGCGGCTTCAGGATCTCGGTGTTAAAATCGAGTGCAACGTCATCATCGGCCGCACCTACACCCTGCCGGAACTGCGCGAGCGCTTCGATGCTGTCTTCATTGCGAACGGCGCGGGACTGCCTGTGTTCATGAATGTCCCCGGCGAGAACTTCAAAGGGGTTTACTCGGCCAATGAATATCTGACCCGCATCAACCTGATGGCGGCCTACCAATTTCCGGAATCCGACACACCCGTCTTGCGAGGGCAGCGCGTCGCTGTCGTGGGCGGCGGGAATGTGGCCATGGACGCCGTCCGCACGGCGAAACGCCTGGGCGCACAGGAGGCAATGATCGTTTACCGCCGCACATTGGACGAGTTGCCCGCGCGCACGGAGGAGGTGCATCATGCGAAGGACGAAGGCGTGCAGTTTCACCTGGTGACGGCTCCCATCGAAGTCATAGGAAACAACGGACGTTGGGTAAGCGGCTTGAAGTGCGTGCAAATGAAACTGGGAGCGCCCGACGCCTCGGGACGCGCGCGGCCGGAAGCGGTGCCGGGTTCAGAATTCGTTGTTGAATGCGACGTGGTGGTTGTGGCAATTGGCACCCGCGCGAATCCCCTTCTCACGGCCACATGCCCCGATCTCAAGCTCAACAGGCACGGAAACATTGTCGTGGATGACAACGGCATGACCAACGTTCCTGGCGTGTTTGCAGGCGGCGATATTGTCCGCGGCGCGGCAACTGTCATTCTTGCGATGGGTGACGGAAAGAACGCTGCCAAAGCGATTCACTCGTATTTGTGCAGTGCTGCGGCGCCCGCGGCCTGA
- a CDS encoding sulfide/dihydroorotate dehydrogenase-like FAD/NAD-binding protein, with translation MHTILRRQKLSPNVTRMDVLAPRIAAVRKPGQFVIVHLEGRAERIPLTIADANAAEGSIALVIQAVGKSTRDLVALEPGQAIKDIAGPLGHPTELISSGHAICIGGGVGTAVVHPIAQGLHQNGVRVTSIIGGRSREWVIFESELRKLGDVQVCTDDGSHGRRGFVTDAARDLLQLGGIDMVYAVGPVPMMRAVAALTLPFHTPTIVSLNPVMIDGTGMCGGCRVSIGGEVRFACVDGPEFDGHQVDFDELQDRLSTYREFEQRANACAAGKCRVAHQPS, from the coding sequence ATGCATACGATCCTGCGCCGGCAAAAGCTCAGCCCGAACGTCACACGGATGGACGTTCTCGCTCCGCGGATCGCTGCCGTTCGCAAACCGGGCCAGTTCGTCATTGTTCACCTTGAGGGCCGCGCTGAGCGCATTCCCTTGACGATTGCAGACGCGAATGCGGCTGAAGGCTCAATTGCATTGGTGATCCAGGCAGTTGGCAAAAGCACCCGCGATCTCGTCGCGTTGGAGCCAGGCCAAGCGATCAAGGATATCGCAGGCCCGCTCGGGCATCCCACTGAATTGATCAGTTCAGGTCACGCCATCTGCATTGGCGGAGGCGTGGGCACGGCCGTCGTTCATCCCATCGCACAAGGCCTTCATCAAAACGGTGTTCGCGTAACAAGCATCATCGGGGGGCGCTCCCGCGAATGGGTGATATTCGAATCGGAACTGCGGAAGCTCGGTGACGTTCAGGTCTGCACGGACGATGGCAGCCACGGACGGCGGGGCTTTGTCACCGACGCTGCGCGTGACCTGCTGCAACTCGGCGGAATTGACATGGTTTATGCCGTTGGCCCGGTACCGATGATGCGCGCGGTCGCTGCGTTGACGCTTCCATTTCACACCCCGACGATCGTTTCATTGAATCCCGTGATGATTGATGGAACGGGAATGTGCGGCGGCTGCCGGGTGAGCATCGGCGGCGAAGTTCGATTCGCTTGTGTGGACGGGCCGGAATTTGACGGGCATCAGGTGGATTTCGACGAGTTACAGGATCGGCTTTCCACGTATCGTGAATTCGAGCAACGCGCAAACGCCTGCGCTGCGGGAAAATGCCGCGTTGCGCATCAACCTTCCTAA